From Tsuneonella aeria, one genomic window encodes:
- a CDS encoding ribose-phosphate pyrophosphokinase, with the protein MRVIFPLPGNEAFAQALAEAGGFELGHLETRRFPDGESYVRFLTDVRGKCVDLVCSLADPDQGFLGLVFAADAARDLGAREITLVAPYLAYMRQDRRFRPGEAISSKSFARLVSATFDRLVTVDPHLHRYPALSALYTIPDLTLNAAPALADWIGKNVEAPLLIGPDEESEQWVSAIAARVGAPFTVLRKIRHGDRSVDVEVPDLDGWRGRQPVLADDIASSGRTLIEAARKLVLQGFAKPVCTVIHGVFAEDSYERLADLSSRIVSTDAVPHPSNAIALAPLVAEALTRAHAGAQNLVRHRRPPEPLDDVELAGFDSFPASDPPPWTGG; encoded by the coding sequence ATGCGTGTGATCTTTCCCCTGCCGGGCAATGAAGCGTTTGCCCAAGCGCTGGCCGAGGCCGGCGGCTTCGAACTCGGGCACTTGGAGACGCGGCGCTTTCCCGACGGCGAGAGCTATGTGCGCTTCCTGACCGACGTTCGAGGCAAATGCGTGGACCTGGTCTGCAGCCTGGCTGACCCCGACCAAGGCTTCCTGGGTCTGGTCTTTGCCGCGGACGCCGCCCGCGACCTCGGCGCACGCGAGATAACGCTGGTGGCGCCCTACCTCGCTTATATGCGCCAGGACCGACGCTTCCGGCCCGGAGAGGCAATTTCCTCGAAGAGCTTCGCCCGGCTGGTTTCGGCCACGTTCGACCGGCTGGTGACGGTCGACCCGCATCTGCATCGCTACCCGGCGCTGTCGGCACTCTACACGATCCCCGACCTCACGCTGAATGCCGCACCGGCGCTCGCCGACTGGATCGGGAAGAATGTTGAGGCGCCTCTGCTGATCGGCCCGGACGAGGAAAGCGAGCAATGGGTGTCGGCGATCGCCGCGCGCGTCGGGGCGCCGTTCACCGTGCTGCGCAAGATCCGGCACGGCGACCGCAGCGTCGATGTCGAAGTTCCCGATCTCGACGGCTGGCGCGGACGTCAGCCGGTGCTCGCCGACGATATCGCCTCGTCCGGCCGCACGTTGATCGAAGCGGCGCGCAAGCTGGTGCTTCAGGGATTCGCCAAGCCGGTCTGCACGGTCATTCATGGTGTTTTCGCCGAGGATTCCTACGAGCGGCTCGCCGATCTTTCGAGCCGCATCGTCTCGACGGATGCTGTGCCCCATCCGTCCAACGCGATCGCGCTCGCCCCGCTCGTCGCGGAAGCGCTCACCAGGGCACATGCCGGCGCGCAGAACCTCGTCCGCCATCGCCGGCCGCCCGAGCCGCTCGACGACGTCGAGCTTGCGGGTTTCGACTCCTTTCCGGCCAGCGATCCACCGCCTTGGACCGGAGGCTGA
- a CDS encoding helix-turn-helix transcriptional regulator codes for MTAVPQSNDTAPPFAVTAPPPPPARLLRLPEVIARVGLKRSAIYQRMSEGRFPKSRSLGPKCAVWIEAEIDAWVQSVAAGSASSPQT; via the coding sequence ATGACAGCCGTTCCCCAGAGCAATGATACTGCCCCGCCGTTCGCGGTAACGGCGCCCCCACCGCCTCCTGCGCGGCTCCTGCGATTGCCAGAAGTCATCGCACGCGTCGGGCTGAAGCGCTCGGCGATCTACCAGCGGATGAGCGAGGGTCGGTTTCCGAAATCGCGCTCGCTCGGCCCAAAGTGCGCCGTCTGGATCGAGGCAGAGATCGACGCTTGGGTTCAATCCGTCGCGGCTGGCTCGGCTTCGTCTCCGCAGACCTGA
- a CDS encoding MBL fold metallo-hydrolase RNA specificity domain-containing protein: MLTLTSLGAAGTVTGSKHLLEHDGKRILIDCGLFQGMKNLRELNWEPLPVPPASIDAVILSHAHLDHSGYLPRLVRDGFRGLIYATAATRDVATLILKDSGHINEKDADFLNRIGATRHKPALPLYGVRDAERALESFSSVPFSKPTDLPGGARVTFRHAGHILGAATADVEWGGRRIVFSGDLGRYSDPFMLDPEPVAEADFVMIESTYGNRLHEPTDPGEALGVIVERTVRRGGTVIIPAFAVGRAQALLYYLWKLREAGRLKDVPIYLDSPMAINATDLLCDHFADHRLTPQVCRDACDIAIYTREVEQSKAITTSPYPKIVISASGMATGGRVLHHLKAFAPDRKNSIVFSGFQAAGTRGRAMLEGAREIKIHGQWIPVAAEVADLPMLSAHADANELMRWLSGFQRPPKRVFIVHGEAQASEALRSRIDQELGWDAVIPRQAQMFEL, translated from the coding sequence ATGCTCACCCTGACTTCCCTTGGCGCCGCCGGGACCGTAACCGGTTCCAAGCATCTGCTCGAGCATGACGGCAAGCGCATTCTGATCGATTGCGGCCTGTTCCAGGGCATGAAGAATCTGCGCGAGCTCAATTGGGAACCACTGCCAGTCCCGCCCGCCAGCATCGATGCGGTCATTCTCTCCCACGCCCATCTCGATCATTCGGGCTATCTGCCGCGTCTCGTGCGCGACGGCTTTCGCGGTCTCATCTATGCGACGGCGGCGACCCGCGACGTGGCCACACTCATCCTCAAGGACAGCGGTCACATCAACGAGAAGGATGCGGATTTCCTCAACCGCATCGGCGCCACGCGGCACAAGCCAGCCTTGCCGCTCTATGGCGTACGCGACGCCGAACGTGCGCTCGAATCCTTCAGCTCGGTCCCCTTTTCCAAACCCACCGATCTCCCGGGCGGGGCGAGGGTCACCTTCCGCCATGCCGGCCACATCCTGGGCGCCGCGACGGCCGACGTCGAATGGGGCGGCCGGCGCATCGTCTTCTCCGGTGACCTCGGTCGTTATTCCGACCCCTTCATGCTGGATCCGGAACCGGTCGCGGAAGCCGACTTCGTCATGATCGAGTCGACCTATGGCAATCGCCTTCATGAGCCGACCGACCCCGGCGAAGCGCTGGGCGTGATCGTCGAGCGCACCGTCCGCCGCGGCGGGACGGTCATCATCCCGGCCTTCGCGGTCGGACGCGCGCAGGCGCTTCTCTATTATCTGTGGAAGCTGCGGGAGGCCGGCCGGCTGAAGGACGTGCCGATCTATCTGGACAGTCCGATGGCCATCAATGCGACCGACTTGCTGTGCGATCATTTCGCCGACCATCGGCTTACGCCTCAGGTCTGCCGCGACGCCTGCGACATTGCGATCTATACGCGCGAGGTCGAGCAATCGAAGGCGATCACCACGAGCCCCTATCCCAAGATCGTCATTTCGGCGAGCGGCATGGCGACCGGGGGACGCGTCCTTCATCACCTCAAGGCGTTCGCTCCCGACCGCAAGAACAGCATCGTCTTTTCCGGTTTTCAGGCTGCCGGCACGCGCGGTCGCGCGATGCTGGAAGGCGCGCGCGAGATAAAGATCCACGGTCAATGGATTCCGGTCGCGGCCGAAGTCGCTGATCTGCCGATGCTGTCGGCCCATGCTGACGCCAATGAGCTGATGCGCTGGCTGTCGGGATTTCAGCGCCCGCCGAAGCGCGTCTTCATCGTGCATGGCGAGGCGCAGGCCTCGGAGGCGCTCCGCTCGCGCATCGACCAGGAGCTTGGATGGGACGCCGTCATCCCCCGTCAGGCACAGATGTTCGAGCTATGA
- a CDS encoding xylulose 5-phosphate 3-epimerase — protein sequence MTQADLFETWRKGFGQIVHSNETIERVRALASAAASGEEALYRILIAADRLASAAMWTVVHMTYAQRVDLSGAPLPADAFKTTPEGHTGGSLNMVPAFVGYLAAAALSAKTRAWLMGQGHSVAAIEAVNTLTGDVSPAQQGRYDRSEEGLSRLAADFYSYAIAADGAAAVPLGSHAGPNTAGAISEWGYLGFAEVQYAHMPLPGESLVAFLSDGAFEEQRGSDWTPRWWRAEDSGFAIPVMILNGRRIEERAQIAQQGGAEWLADHLRLNGFDPFAIDGHDPAAFAWAILEAERRLERFIADPARGYPAPIPYVIAESVKGFGFPGAGTNAAHNLPLEGNPAFDDAARREFNEGAAALFVPPDEIRQAVETLAVHDAQRRPLESHHLLALRHPQAPTLPEPQWDRPSDPPDCAMHALDRWFVRLVDRNTALRVRVGNPDELRSNHMGATLERLRHRVNVPEPGVADAADGAVITALNEEAVAGAALGKKAGLNLIVSYEAFAMKMLSGLRQEIVFARRQREIGHEPGWISVPLIVTSHTWENSKNEQSHQDPTAGEALLGEMSDTARVLFPVDANSAVAALQSLYEGRGQVACLIVSKRDMPHRLDGEAALRAVETGAAHIEGTAADADVQFVAIGAYQLEEALKAAGRLVDAGLRPLVTMLIEPGRFRSPRDPIEQSFTAEDAALAELFPSNMPRVIATHTRPEPMLGLLRRLDGGPSATVAHGYISRGGTLDVAGMLFANRSTWAHLVESSTRLLNRPRDQFLSAAECAAIDGRGDPHDLLSPSAKRKTA from the coding sequence ATGACACAGGCAGATTTGTTCGAGACGTGGCGGAAGGGATTTGGTCAGATCGTTCACTCGAATGAGACGATCGAGCGCGTCCGCGCGCTCGCCTCGGCCGCCGCATCCGGGGAGGAGGCGCTCTACCGCATCCTGATCGCCGCCGACCGGCTTGCCAGCGCTGCGATGTGGACGGTCGTTCACATGACTTATGCGCAGCGGGTCGATCTCTCGGGTGCGCCACTTCCCGCCGATGCGTTCAAGACCACGCCCGAGGGGCACACGGGCGGGTCGCTCAACATGGTTCCGGCCTTCGTCGGCTATCTCGCCGCGGCTGCGCTGAGCGCCAAGACTCGCGCCTGGCTGATGGGGCAGGGGCATAGCGTCGCTGCGATCGAGGCGGTGAACACGCTCACCGGCGACGTCTCGCCGGCGCAGCAGGGGCGCTATGACCGCAGTGAAGAGGGCCTCTCGCGTCTCGCGGCGGACTTCTATTCCTATGCCATCGCCGCCGACGGAGCGGCGGCCGTTCCCCTCGGAAGCCATGCCGGGCCCAATACCGCCGGCGCGATCTCCGAATGGGGCTATCTCGGTTTCGCCGAGGTGCAATATGCCCATATGCCGCTGCCAGGCGAAAGCCTCGTCGCCTTTCTGAGCGACGGCGCGTTCGAGGAGCAGCGCGGTTCGGACTGGACGCCTCGCTGGTGGCGCGCGGAAGACAGCGGCTTCGCCATTCCCGTCATGATCCTCAATGGCAGACGCATCGAGGAACGAGCGCAGATCGCCCAGCAGGGCGGCGCCGAATGGCTCGCCGATCATCTGCGCCTGAACGGCTTCGATCCGTTCGCCATCGACGGGCACGATCCGGCCGCCTTCGCCTGGGCCATATTGGAAGCCGAGCGGCGCCTCGAGCGCTTCATCGCCGATCCGGCACGCGGCTATCCTGCGCCCATCCCCTATGTGATAGCCGAATCCGTCAAGGGCTTCGGCTTTCCGGGCGCGGGCACCAACGCCGCCCATAATCTTCCGCTAGAAGGAAATCCGGCTTTTGACGATGCGGCGCGACGCGAGTTCAATGAAGGCGCGGCTGCGCTGTTCGTGCCGCCCGACGAGATCCGGCAGGCCGTTGAAACCCTCGCCGTCCATGACGCGCAGCGCCGCCCGTTGGAAAGCCACCACCTTTTGGCGTTGCGCCATCCTCAGGCCCCCACGCTCCCTGAGCCGCAATGGGACCGGCCAAGCGACCCGCCGGATTGCGCCATGCACGCGCTCGACCGCTGGTTCGTGCGCCTCGTCGACCGAAATACTGCGCTGCGCGTCCGGGTCGGCAACCCCGACGAGCTACGCTCGAACCATATGGGAGCTACGCTCGAGCGCTTGCGCCATCGCGTCAACGTCCCCGAGCCGGGCGTGGCAGACGCTGCCGACGGTGCGGTCATCACTGCGCTCAACGAGGAAGCCGTGGCCGGGGCCGCCCTCGGCAAAAAGGCCGGGCTCAATCTGATCGTGAGCTACGAAGCGTTCGCGATGAAGATGCTGAGCGGTCTACGCCAGGAGATCGTCTTCGCCCGCCGGCAACGCGAGATCGGGCACGAGCCGGGTTGGATCTCGGTGCCTTTGATAGTCACATCCCACACTTGGGAGAACAGCAAGAACGAGCAATCGCACCAGGATCCGACGGCCGGAGAAGCGCTGCTCGGCGAGATGAGCGACACCGCGCGCGTCCTCTTTCCCGTCGATGCGAACAGCGCCGTCGCCGCGCTGCAGTCGCTCTACGAAGGCCGGGGCCAGGTGGCCTGCCTCATCGTGTCGAAGCGCGACATGCCGCATCGGCTCGATGGGGAGGCGGCGCTAAGGGCGGTCGAGACGGGAGCAGCCCATATCGAAGGCACAGCCGCCGACGCGGACGTGCAGTTCGTCGCCATCGGGGCCTATCAGCTCGAAGAGGCGCTGAAGGCCGCAGGCCGTCTCGTCGACGCCGGGCTGCGTCCGCTCGTCACGATGTTGATCGAGCCCGGTCGCTTCCGATCGCCGCGCGATCCGATCGAGCAATCCTTCACCGCCGAGGACGCGGCACTCGCGGAGCTGTTTCCTTCGAACATGCCGCGTGTGATCGCTACCCATACTCGGCCCGAGCCGATGCTGGGGCTACTGCGGCGGCTCGATGGAGGCCCATCGGCGACGGTTGCACATGGCTATATCAGCCGGGGCGGCACCCTGGACGTGGCCGGCATGCTGTTCGCCAACCGCTCGACCTGGGCACATCTCGTCGAAAGTTCGACGAGATTGCTGAACCGGCCCCGGGATCAGTTCCTGTCCGCAGCCGAATGCGCCGCCATCGACGGCCGCGGCGATCCGCACGACCTGCTCAGCCCATCCGCAAAGAGAAAGACCGCTTGA
- a CDS encoding thymidine phosphorylase family protein, whose translation MTTPDQDALVQRTLRARRLGLHTQHQPIVIMRTDCHVCRAEGLTGRSQVLLSAAGREVRAALFQVEGEGLLAPDEAALSEIAWEMLGVTEGAPISVTHVPALESLASVRRRIYGHRLDAAAFADIVGDVAAARYTDVHLAAFLTAGAVLPLDEQETVDLTAAMIAVGDRLSWDAPVVVDKHCVGGLPGNRTTPLVVAIVAANGLLMPKTSSRAITSPAGTADTMETLAPVDLDIAALKRVVDQEGGCIAWGGAIHLSPADDKFVRIERELDVDTEGQLIASVLSKKIAAGSTHVVIDIPVGPTAKVRSEEDARQLAERLRAVAARSGLEARCLLTDGTQPVGRGIGPALEAHDLLAVLRNAPGAPDDLRRRAASLAGVVLEIGGKSEPGEGAALALETLAEGRAWTKFQAICEAQGGMRVPPVAGQTHPLAAAQDGRVVHIDNRKLARLAKLAGAPDVKAAGIFMEVRLGQDVARGQPLLHVHADTAGELAYALDYAAIAGDIVRVEP comes from the coding sequence ATGACGACGCCCGACCAGGACGCCCTCGTTCAGCGGACATTGCGCGCACGGCGGCTCGGCCTCCACACCCAGCACCAGCCTATCGTGATCATGCGCACGGACTGCCATGTCTGCCGCGCCGAGGGATTGACCGGACGCTCCCAGGTGCTGCTTTCGGCCGCGGGGCGTGAGGTGCGGGCTGCGCTGTTTCAGGTCGAAGGCGAAGGCCTGCTGGCGCCCGATGAAGCCGCGCTCTCGGAAATCGCCTGGGAGATGCTCGGCGTCACCGAGGGCGCTCCCATCAGCGTCACCCATGTTCCGGCGCTCGAGTCGCTCGCCAGCGTGCGCCGCCGCATCTACGGGCATCGCCTCGATGCAGCTGCATTCGCCGACATCGTCGGCGATGTCGCGGCTGCACGCTATACCGACGTTCACCTCGCTGCCTTCCTGACGGCGGGCGCGGTGCTGCCGCTCGACGAGCAGGAGACCGTCGACCTCACCGCCGCCATGATCGCGGTCGGTGACCGCCTGTCATGGGACGCGCCGGTCGTGGTCGACAAGCATTGCGTCGGCGGCCTGCCGGGCAACCGCACTACGCCGCTGGTCGTGGCCATCGTCGCGGCGAACGGCCTCCTCATGCCGAAGACCTCCTCCCGCGCGATCACGTCTCCGGCCGGAACCGCCGACACGATGGAGACGCTTGCTCCGGTAGACCTGGACATTGCCGCGCTTAAGCGGGTGGTCGACCAGGAAGGCGGTTGCATCGCCTGGGGCGGAGCAATCCACCTCAGTCCGGCCGACGACAAGTTCGTGCGAATCGAGCGCGAGCTCGACGTCGACACCGAGGGCCAGCTCATCGCGTCGGTCTTGTCGAAGAAGATAGCGGCAGGCTCGACCCACGTGGTCATCGACATTCCGGTAGGTCCGACCGCTAAGGTGCGTAGCGAAGAGGATGCACGGCAACTTGCCGAACGCCTGCGTGCGGTGGCGGCGCGTTCCGGCCTGGAGGCCCGTTGCCTGCTCACGGATGGCACACAGCCCGTCGGGCGCGGCATCGGGCCTGCCTTGGAAGCGCACGACCTGCTCGCGGTGCTGCGCAATGCGCCCGGGGCGCCGGACGATCTTCGCCGCCGTGCCGCATCGCTCGCCGGCGTGGTGCTTGAGATTGGCGGCAAGTCCGAACCGGGCGAGGGCGCGGCCCTCGCGCTCGAGACGCTGGCAGAGGGCCGAGCCTGGACCAAGTTCCAAGCGATCTGCGAGGCCCAGGGCGGCATGCGCGTGCCCCCGGTGGCGGGACAAACCCACCCTCTTGCTGCCGCGCAGGACGGGCGGGTCGTCCATATCGACAACCGGAAGCTCGCGCGCCTTGCCAAGCTGGCCGGGGCTCCGGACGTCAAGGCCGCCGGCATCTTCATGGAGGTTCGTCTCGGCCAGGACGTGGCGCGGGGCCAGCCGCTTCTGCACGTCCATGCCGACACCGCCGGAGAGCTCGCTTATGCGCTCGATTATGCCGCGATCGCCGGCGACATCGTTCGGGTGGAGCCATGA
- a CDS encoding type II glyceraldehyde-3-phosphate dehydrogenase → MTKMTQHPIRVAINGYGVIGKRVASGVLAQSDMRLAGVADIAADWRLRPLEGQGIGLYAATPDHVAPMREAGLAIAGTQDELLAQANVVVDCTPKRIAARNAEIYRASGIKFIVHGGEKHEVTGHSFVAEVSFDSAVGRAATRVVSCNTTSIVRTLTALKRAGLLKRARGTLLRRATDPWESHLGGIMNTLVPERDIPSHQGPDALSVDPELDVVTMAVKVPQTLAHLHYWSVQMTRSASKEEVLDAFRASSRIALIQAGDGLAAINTVKELMADLGRPHDNLYEVALWEDMLKVQGDELFYAYMVDNQAIVIPDTIDAIRALAGLATNASESMARTNDALGIHGRLY, encoded by the coding sequence ATGACGAAGATGACCCAGCATCCAATCCGCGTCGCGATCAACGGCTACGGCGTTATTGGCAAGCGGGTGGCGTCCGGCGTCCTGGCGCAGAGCGACATGAGGCTCGCCGGTGTCGCGGACATTGCAGCGGACTGGCGGCTGCGTCCGCTTGAAGGTCAAGGCATCGGTCTTTACGCGGCGACGCCCGACCATGTCGCGCCGATGCGCGAGGCAGGCTTGGCCATCGCCGGCACGCAGGATGAGCTTCTCGCCCAGGCTAATGTGGTCGTCGACTGCACGCCCAAGCGCATCGCCGCCCGCAACGCGGAGATTTATCGGGCGAGCGGGATCAAGTTTATCGTGCATGGCGGCGAGAAGCATGAGGTCACCGGCCATTCCTTCGTCGCCGAGGTCTCGTTCGACAGCGCGGTAGGACGAGCGGCGACGCGGGTGGTGTCCTGCAACACAACCTCGATCGTGCGCACCCTGACGGCGCTCAAGCGTGCAGGCCTTTTGAAACGCGCGCGGGGCACGCTGCTGCGGAGGGCAACCGATCCGTGGGAAAGTCACCTGGGCGGCATCATGAACACGCTCGTCCCCGAGCGGGACATCCCCAGCCACCAGGGTCCTGACGCCCTGAGCGTCGACCCGGAGCTCGACGTCGTGACAATGGCGGTCAAGGTACCGCAGACGCTGGCGCATCTTCACTATTGGTCGGTCCAGATGACGCGGAGCGCGAGCAAGGAGGAGGTGCTCGACGCCTTTCGGGCCTCCTCCCGGATCGCCCTGATCCAGGCAGGCGATGGACTTGCCGCGATCAACACCGTCAAGGAGCTGATGGCCGATCTCGGCCGACCGCACGACAATCTCTATGAGGTGGCTTTGTGGGAGGACATGCTCAAGGTTCAAGGCGACGAGCTCTTCTACGCCTATATGGTCGACAACCAGGCCATCGTCATTCCCGACACAATCGACGCCATCAGAGCCCTGGCAGGATTAGCGACAAACGCCTCAGAGTCGATGGCGCGAACCAATGACGCGCTCGGTATTCACGGCAGGCTCTACTGA